tgtgtgtgtgtgtgtgtgtgtgtgtgtgtgtgaaagagggaAGTCTGAGAGACGGTGAGCGCACTAGCACTTTAagtcccttcctcccctctcccctttggcccgcttcacccctccccccgctgacCCACATGGAAGTTTCGCTTCCCCTTTCCTGGcactggcccggcccccaccagAGACCAAATggtgcaggcaggcagggtccagggagggactccgCTCTGGATGGtggtgggctgggctgctgcGCCGCCAGTAACCCGCCACACCGCTCTGggctccccggcgctgggagggcagagccagaggcTGGAGCCCTCAGCTGGCCAGctgaggagggagggggccgggctgggggcatgGAGAACCCACCGTCCTAGTGCAGGGAAGGAGATTCCAGTGAGGGGAATGGCTTCTGGTGGTACAGGGAGGTTTTCCTATCACTATGATGGCTTGTGGAAGTCTAGGGAAGCTTCCATAGCGCTACAATGTCTTCTGGCAGTACAGAGAGGTTTTCATAGCACTACAGGACTTATGGCAGCATGGGGAGGCTTTATTACCCAAAAGTTTAGACACTAATTAAGCTTCCATTTCACCTGACATTTGTCCACTGAGTAAGGCCTACACTATCTTGGTACACTGCAGGAGTCACACAACTGATATGGGCAGGGGATAGCCAGCAAATTACTGTGGGCACCTCAGACTTTCTTTTCTAGGGAAGACTTTCTCCTACTGCCTAAGAGCCTCTAGTCTTTGAACTTTATTTCCCAAGGTATAAATTACCTGTGTCATCACTGAATGACAGTAGGCTTGTTTGTGATGGAAGTGTCTCCGACTCTAAAATAAACAGCATATCTTGCAGTTGGGCAGTGTTGTAATTCTCATTATCTGTTTCCTGTTACCTTTTGCTGTTACTGAATTCCGCTTTCCTCTCTCTTCACAAGAAATTTTTTTGACTTACAGACGAAACCAAGAAGAGGAAACCTTTGCAAcacttcctcccttcctcccagaaGAATGTATTTTTTGGAGATCCTGGCTTTTCTAGGACGAATTACTGGTATGTTTCCTATTAAGAAAAAGTGCTCATTTCTATGCATATTTCACTTTCTTAATTCTTAACAGTATTTTGCATCAAGTTCATTTTCTGGGATGTTTAATCCAAACACGTACTGAAGTGTGGaataaatatgaaattaaagaaTTAGAGTTGGTTTAAGTTTGGTTAAGAATAGATTGTGTTATAAAGAAAGGCCCTGACTAGCAAGTAGAAGGAAAGCCTTGAAAATAATAAGGCCAGAAGACATGGAGTAGGGAGGATGGCTGGTTCAAAAGATTAATGAGATAATGAAATTTCTAAAAAGAATGCCTCTGACTGACAGGGCTGACTGCAGATGGTTTTAAATAAGGCAAAGAGAATCTGTTTTAAAAGGAGCCAGCTTAGACCTTTCCACCCCACATACCGGTATAATCTTAAAAGTAAAGCCTGGGTGAACCCAACTGCAATGAAAAAGCTGTTGGACAgtaaagaaggaggaggagaagagataACGAGCAAAAATCTTGTGAGAAAGCAGGTGGTAAATCTTATCTGGATTAAAACTGAAAATTAGGGTGAACTGTCTCAAATTAGCCATTAGCTAATGTGATAACTGGCTCTGGTATCATTTGTTTTCTTGAAGGGTATAAAAAGAGTTATGAATTCGAGGGTTCTCTGTCACACCCTACGACCTGATCATGCTTGTGCACACCAGGACTGGATGGTTTTCCCTAGGTCTGGCCTATTTGTAAGTGATTGCATGCTTATGAATACTTTGTTACTGTACTGGGGTAGTCACTGCTTATTTCAAGGCTGACAGGCATGTTTAGAGGTTAAAATACTATTTGGCCTTTGGACTTAATAAAagaatttatggttaaattagtgGCTGGTGGTCTTCTGTGTTAATATGAATTATTtctaatattattaataattcaaCAAGAAGTATTCCTGATTGCAAGCTATAGTTACTGACTTTAACAATGTTGTAAAAGGTTATTTTCTCAACCAATAAATggactggggagtggggaggggcattaGAGATGTCAGGAAAGTGCATTTGTGTGAAATACGGAGGGGGAGGGTTAAGGGAATGTTTCAAAAGTGCACCTAGGTGGTGGCAAAGTTAACTAGGACTGGGGAAATTTTACTGGTGGTTCCCAGATCTCTCTTCCCGAGCAATAGATCCAGCAACATCCCTGGGATGCAGTGAATCTATGGCTACATCAGGGTCTGTGGGAACACTTTTGCAACAAAAGCAAATATAACAGCGTGAACTCTTTCTTCGGTTTTGTCAAGTGGCAATGACATTTTACATTGCACTTGGTGTAGTGTTTTATAGACTATTGCACTAAGCAAAACTGAGTCACTTTTTAGGGAAGCAGTTTTCTCTATAATTGGGGCCAGCTCTTGCCTCCCTTACGCAGTAGAAATGGCACCTTACTTGCTACTCCCAGCAATAAGGGTCACAGAGTCTGGCCCGCAGTGAGCTTGCACAGTACTAATATAGTACATGTCATCAATTTCCATTTTGCCAAGGAAATTTTCAAAGTTAGACATTGCATTcagctctatttatttatttatttatttatttatttaattgaaTATGGGCTCAAACCTGCTACTGGTGAAATCAAAGAGCACTGAGCTTCTGCTGATGGCAAAGGGAGGATGTTCAGCATGACCCAGGAGAAACACAGTAGCATCCCAGAAGCACACAAGCTCGCATGATTGGGCCCTTAATGATGCATCATTAACCATGTACATATTTTTAACAGGTGAGACTTTCTTTCATCATTATGAAAATGGAAATTTCACACTTACGTGCAATGGAACAGTGGCTGATGGGAAGAAGGAAACAGTTTGGTATGAAACTGAAGAATCTCTGCAACAATTCCAAGTAATCAGCTGCAGTAATCAACAGCCCAAAGTAATCAACGGACCAAACAAATGCTCTGATAAAACAAAGTGTACAAACCGATTATCAAATTCTGCTTCCAAAGCAGGTGGGATATTTGCATGTGAGCAATTTACAAATACTGGAACATCACAGACTTGCCCACTTTTTACCAATGTGACTCACTGCAGACATTATAACTTTTTTATTGTGGTGATAATAAACCTGACTGCAGGTGAGTGCTTTtcttgcgggggagggggtttatTTTTGTTAATAAATTCTAGAGCTGAGAGTTCAGAAAGGGAGTTAGTGAGTTTAAGAGGAGCTTATTTAGAGAATTCAGGACTGAGGACCAGATTCTGCTTCTTTTACTTACAGTGAATAATATTATTCTCCACCAGTGTTCCCTTAACTTAAATCAGGAACATCTGGTCTGGATAGAATTCTCCCTTGGCAGAGGAACTAAGGAAGACAGCAGCAGACTGTCTTTTCAGCAACACTTTTGCAACTCCTGAAATAGCAGGTATGGCTTGCGGCCAGGCTGCAGAATGCAGCACTGCTTAAATTCAGGGCAGTTGTCCCTCAGGGCTGCCTAAATTGTACTGGGGACTGCTTAAAGCTACCTTAGCCCCTCTCCACCTGGGTTGTGAGTTTTGTTCTGTGCATctagaggcacagcacagaatcttACCTCTAGTGTTTTAAGCTTTCAGTCAATTGTACTCATAACATTGGTTTTGTGCCTATTTTGCACACACAAACAACTATTAGTGCAGACAAGGCACCTAAGTACCAAATCTGTGTGTGCAAATATTTGTCGAGCACCCATAACAGGTATATGGTAAATGTTGTGTCTGCAATTTGGAGCCTGGTTGAGGTTAGTTGAAAATTTGACCTTATAAATGCTGCAGAATCTCACTCTACAGGCCactgttgtttttaaatgtgttcATGCACATATTAAAAATGACTGTTCTCTGAATGTCCTATTTAATATACACTGCACTTCAACTACTTTATTCAGAAAATATGTAATCTTTAATAGCTGCTTCACAATTTCACATTTTTTCTAATAATGTATCTTGTAGCTGATACTATCAGCACTTAGGCCAGGGCAGACCCTGAACCAGGCAGCAGAAATGACATTTGTTTACTGCAGTGTGAAACTGTTTCCCAGAAgttatcatagaattatagatgTGTAGGACCGAAGGGCCCTCAATAGATTGtccagttcagtcccctgcactcaaggcaggactaagtaataactagaccattcctgacaggtgtttgtctaacctgttcttaaaaacctccaaataCGGAGATACCAgaacctcccttggcaatttgttccagtgcttaactacagTTAGAGAATTTCTTCTAATGTctgacctaaacctcccttgctgtaatttaagcccgttgcttcttgtcttatcctcagaggaTAGGAAGAACAATTTTCAGcatcctccttgtaataaccttttatgtacttgaaaactattatcatgccccctcttagtcttctcttcttcatactaaacaaacccaatttttcaatcttccctcataggtcatgttttctagacctttaatcattttgttactcttctctggactttcctgaaatgtggaacccagaactggacacaatacttcagttgaggccttatcagtacagaatagagtggaagaattccTTCATGTGTTCCTAAGTCCCAGAGGTTTTCTCAGTGAAACTGGACATGTATCTGTAGGTGGAGTAGCATAGTTAGTACCTCTAAGAGCATGCCCCACTTTTGTGGTGCCAGTAGACAGCTGGTCCAGCCCATGAATTATTATTTTGATAAACATCCATGGACTCAACATACAGTGCTGAGAACCTTCTGTGCGGAGCTGAGCACTTTCAACTTCAGTGGAATGTACGGGTGCTGGCAACTTCGCAGAAGGTACTCTGACCTCACAGGATCGGGCCACAAATGGCTATTTAAAATAGCTGACTTCTAGCCATAGTACAGTAGGTATTTGCACCTGTTAATGTAAAAATGCCTTGTAAATTGTACATTAAAATAAGACTTCCCCCACATTCTAAATAGAAACGAAACAATGTTTTTGCACTGAATTCTGTATCTGAGATGATGTTTTTATTGGAAAATTTTCAAACTTCTAAGAATCCTTTCAAAGGCAAAGCATGGTATAACATGTTACAGTGCATGTTTGTCATatcttttgtgtttgtttcattcTGTATTGCAGATAAGGAGACATTTGAGACCATTCCGGCAAAATCACACGATAATCATTTAATAGAAGAAGAAAGTAACATCACTCTCTCTTGTGAATTTCAAATGAAGCACTCAGGACAAACATTTGTTATATATTGGATCAAATATACAGAAACAAGCAAATGCCTGTTTTCTGCTGCAAGAGAGCCATATACTTTCTCATATAATACACATTGCTGTATTGATGAGATGATCAAAGGACGACTATTGAACTATATAAGCTTAGATTCATATGAGAAACATGTCGTCCATAATATAACTATCTTGAATGTTACTGACTCTGATAGTGGAACTTATTTATGTGTTGTAAATACCTGGTCAAGAGGTAAACATGTGTGGAAGATTGCAAATAACCTTTCAAGAGAAGTGAGGAATCGAGTCATTCCATGTAAGTTAGAAGTTTTGTAGTTGGGGTTGATACCagagttgcttataattttgccaattGTTTGCTATTTGGGATAAAATTTTGCATGCTGGGAAAACTTCAGagaaaatggttcagccatttttgAGAACAATCCATGGAAAAATATGCTGtattgcccatgttaaaaattctGGTGACATTTTCTTTGAACAGATCTAGTTCCCCTTGCTTTGGAATAGGGACTTGTCACTTGGCAGGAGAGCAGCCTTCGTGTTAGCCTTTTACCATTCCCATGAAagtctgcccaaatttggccaagttataagcctttaaaAATCACAGTGCACAGATGCTCAGTAAAGCCTTCTTAGATTTCAGCCACTAAATTCTCCAGTGCTCCAGCCCAGTGCTGAGTGGGACTTTCCCTGCTGTGAGCCATGCTGCATCCAGTTCCAAGCAATTGAACTGAGACTGAACTTCTGTGCTCTCAGTGACatccctgctgggcccaggcttCGTGGCGGAGGAGGAATGAAGAGATGCTagaagccagccagccagtggcgGGTGGGTGGAGAGAGCAGAGTGTGACAAGGAGTTTGGTGGGGGAGACTGAATGCAGGAGGCTAGTGGAGAGGGGCGGCAGAAGAGGGAACCTGGGACCGGGAGCTGGAatgggggagactgggactgagagcTGGAGAccgaaatgtgtgtgtgggggggaggggggggaaaggaCACTAGAAGCCAGTAGGTGGGGGGAGACTGAGATCAGATGAGGAACTGGGAAGGGATTGGGATTGGCTGGGCAAGTTGCCTGGCACTGAGAAGAAGTGGGATGGGGGGAAGAGgaaaggggcggggcagagatCTGATGAgccaggatgtgtgtgtgtggagcggGGAGAAGTGAGAATGgctggggaaaaaatagtgggcTAAGGAgccgggatggggtggggaaagagctGCGATTAGacaaggagcccagggagggagaatgggactgggaaccatttagggtgaccagatatcccaattttatagggacagtccagatatttgggggtcttttttattcgggctcctattacccgccacccccatcccgatttttcacacttgctatctggccaTCATTGAACAAGTGGGGCTGGAGAAGATGAGTGCGGGAGGGGGAGACTGGAGGCAAACATTGGGAAGAGAGACAGGTTGGATGAGGGGCTGGAAGAGGGAGGAACTGGGAACTGCTTGGCAAAAAGGCTGGACCTGGGAGTGAAGGGAGATCGGGGCTGGGACTGGAAGTTTGAAGGGGGTgagacaaggagactgggactgggatgagaaaCCTGCTGACTGCAATTAGGGTAGGCCAGGAGAATAggactgggatggggaagagccAGGACTAGGACAAGGACAGGTTTgagacagggccacccagaggattccgggggcccggggtcttcggcggcgggaggcccttccgtttcgggacccaccgccgaagtgccccgaagtcccggaacggaagggccccccgccgccgaattaccgccgaagaccgggctgcgcttcggcagcgggtccgtcttcggcagtaatttgccagcggggggaggaggggccttccgccccggagcgcaaggaccccctgccggcgaagaccaggagcgaagaagctcctgggcccggccccgcaagagttttccggggacccccagagcgagtgagagaccccgctccaagggccccaaaaaactctcgtgggggcccctgtggggctcggggcctggggcaaattgcccctcttgcccccccctctgggcggccctggtttgagAGGATGGGGCAAAAGGGATCATGCTGGGAGGAGATTGGGCAGAAGAGTCCATGCCTGCTAGAGccaccccctccagagcctggcatGGAAGTCacgattcctgagtctcaccattcctctgctgtcagcaaaaaTCTCTGAAACTCACGGGGAAGGTGTcctgtccccctctagtgctgATCCACATGACAACCtactactactgctatcagtgtCAATGTTAGCTTACGTGGCATAGATCTTTGTGGTGGGTCTAAATGTTCCAGCCCTGCCGATGACCCAGTGAGTATCAATATGATGTCACATAAGataatttctgttttttcagtttgctttcttAAGAAAGTAGTAAATtaacccccccaacacacacacacacattaaaataGCATTAAGGTTGCAATGTCAAGCACTCCAAAGCTGGGAGATGCCAGTACTAAGGTTCCCTGACTTGCAGCTTCAGTCAGTGGGAGTGAAATATAAAGTGGTATAGAATGCTAAATTCTATGCAATAGCAGGTCCTAGGCATCTCAAATGGGGGATGGAAAATTAGTGGATTTTTAGACCCTAATCTCTCtgacctcagttccccatttgtccaaaggagtttacagtctagaattcatttttttaaaatgacttggTTTGAGGGATTAATCTGATTAACTGTAGGAACAAATGACACTATTTCACGGTCTTCCCACCAGCTTGTGCCAGCATAACACATAGCCAGAGATCATGAAATCTTAGCCCCATTAAGTGAATGGTAaatatcccattgacttcaatggacacaGGATGTCGCCCTTAATTGCTGTAGGGTAAAATCAAGGTCAGGTTTGCAGAGCAGTAGCGGGATGTAAGGCAAACCATGGATTGCAGTGTGGGGACGACAGAAGGCTCTGTAGAGATTCTACACTCACCCCCCTCACACCCCATCTCCTCTCCATAAGCAGGTGAATAAAACTGGGCGAAGAATGGACAGATTCTTGGCTCTGCCTCCCCAACACATTGGCTAGCTACACTAGAACTGCAAGAAATACCCTGCACCAGGTGTAGACTTAGTGCAGGGCTAGGGGAAGATCTGGAGGCAGACTGTGGCTTTTTCAGGGCTCTTGGCAAAACACAGTTGAGTCCAACATTTGTACCTGCAAATGACTGTGGACACAAAAATGGAGGACAGTTTAAAGcccctttaaaaatgtgaacctCAGTATTTATGCTTTACAGTTGTGCTGCATTAACCCATTAAAATACTACAGTATTCTCCAGTAATCTCACAAGACACTGCAGTATTGCTACTATAACATATATTATGTTGCATCATTACAGTAGAATATCGCAATATTTTCTCATAAGAAAACTTGATTTCTGTAAGCTAATTTATCTTGTGTTTTTATTACCAATCCTAGCATACTGTATCATGGACTCATCCACATTCATGGGTTGCTGAATGTGTATTATTCACATAGTTGCTAAACATTATCTGATCACTTGAAAAGCACTATCCATATAAAGGAGGTTATGGTAAATTGTTTTTCCAGCCATCTGGTTAAATTTTTCAAGATTAACTAACCCTGGTCCTCTCTTTAGCCTCTGCTTCCATGCCATTGTATGCCACCACTGGATTGATCGTAGGGATTATTATCATCAGTGGGATAGCATGGTTGATctataaaaagaaaatgaaatcaaAAGGTAGGAAAAGTAAAATTAGTAAGTAAGAGCTGCAGGAATATTTTAACCATTGAAACTTTACAGTGTGTTTTATTTACAGGAAAGCCATCTGCACAACTTCCCAGGTACGGCCTTGAATGAAATATTAGtatcatttttaaagtgttttttccaATTGATAGAAATGACTAAATAGACTCTTCCCTTATCTTTTTATTTTAGAGCTCAGGCTGCTCTTGAAATTTCAGGAGATGAATGTGAGCATTAAATTTTTGATAAACCTTTTTGAAGTGATTGTCTACTTAGCACATTTTGAGAATTGTGTACTATGGATTTCTTAGACTGTCTGTGCACGGTATTAAGTTTTTAAATTTCAGATAATGTGAATGCTTTTTTTGTTAATCAAATTAGTTTTGGTTCAGTAGACAGTTGTTCTTTAGGGAGGATGGTCTTGCAATAAGGCACTGGAATAGGATATGGGTGATCTCAGTTAaattcttgtctctctcacatacaTCCTGTCCCTATGCCCTTGGGCAAGTTACAGAATCTGTCTCATTCTCCTCAGTAAAATGAATAGAACAATGCTTCTTGCTCTCTCTGGGGTGCTAAGATGGAGTCATGTGTTTGTGTGTTCTGACAGAACAGTGCTGGGGCCATAGAAGAACCTAGCAGCTAAGTGATTCTGAATCGTTTTCCTAGCTACTAGAGGTGGGGTACTATAGACAGTAACCAACACAGGTCTTAATTCTGGGCAGAATAGAATGGAGTCAAATTCCATTATTTGGGGGTAGGAGAGAAGAATGTATTTAACGTCCCTTTCAAAGGGAGATAGTTACTATTTTATGTAGTTGATTTATTTTAGttgatgttttattttaattctgtGAGATTCATAAACTCTTTGATGCAGAGTAATTGTTTTACAGGTTCCCTGTACAGAATGAGCAGCAGCAAAGACTTGCAAACATATGAAGTGTTGTGTTTAAGCCCATATGATGACCCAAATGCAGCCTACTGTACATTGGATAacactgcagcatctggcaaGGGGCCAGGAGATGAAGAGTATGATATAACCTATGAAGTGGTGCCACAATAGCTGTTCCTGTAAGTGACTTGTAAGAGGAAGTGTTATTTTTGACAAATGACATTGCAAATACAACCTCCTAGGTTAGTCGCACTAGTATAACTAATAGGGGTTATatgagtacagtaactccttgcttaaccttgtagttatgtttctgaaaaatgctactttaagtgaaacgatgttaagtgaatccaatttccccagaagaattGATGTAAATggcggggttaggttccagggaaacttTTTTCACCAaacaaaactctctctctctctgagtataagtcttaaacaatttaatactgtacacagcaatgatgattgtgaagcttggctgaggtggtgaagttagagggtggaagagggagggatatttcccagggaatgccttgctgctaaatgataaactagcactcggctgagccctcaagggttaacacattgttgttaatgtagcctcacactctataaggcagcatgaatggagggaggagacacagcatggcagagagagacagagacacacaccgtgtgtgtgtgtgtgtgtgtgtgtgtgagagagagagagagagcgagagagagagatgtgcattgcccctttaagaacACTGAGGCCGCTCTatgtacattgcctttttaagtagatcagcaagttgagacaggagtggggggcaggagcggggggagggaaaCACCCTGACATTAGGACCTCTTCCTCCTCCGCCACCCTGCGCAGcaagctcctgggagcagctccaaggcagagggcaggagcagcacatgtcagttgggggagggatacttGAACTGCCCAACAACTGacagcctgctgggcggctgctgcacaggaaatttaggggagctgatgtgggggctgccagtccatcctctttccaagcccccaccagctagctccaacgggctgctctttctgcaagcagtggactaagcaggcggctgccaaataatgttataagggagcattgcgcaactttaaatgagcatgttctcaaCGTTAACCGGGAAGACGTTAAATGAGGAGTCACTGTATGCACTAATAATGGGAAATACGCTTCCAGTTATATGAATCTGTTATGGAGTCTGCTTCTCACTACAGCAGTATGGAACTTTAGTTATCGCCTGTATCTTCCCCTTTTTGCACTGTGTAAGCTGTAGATTCGGAATTTCAAATTTGTGGCAAAAGGAAGAGACTAATCAGGGAATTGTTCAGCCTGAGCAAACCTTAAATTGATCACACACATTGGACAGCTGTGACCTTTCAGCTA
The nucleotide sequence above comes from Mauremys reevesii isolate NIE-2019 linkage group 10, ASM1616193v1, whole genome shotgun sequence. Encoded proteins:
- the LOC120373471 gene encoding uncharacterized protein LOC120373471 isoform X2, which translates into the protein MYFLEILAFLGRITGETFFHHYENGNFTLTCNGTVADGKKETVWYETEESLQQFQVISCSNQQPKVINGPNKCSDKTKCTNRLSNSASKAGGIFACEQFTNTGTSQTCPLFTNVTHCRHYNFFIVVIINLTADKETFETIPAKSHDNHLIEEESNITLSCEFQMKHSGQTFVIYWIKYTETSKCLFSAAREPYTFSYNTHCCIDEMIKGRLLNYISLDSYEKHVVHNITILNVTDSDSGTYLCVVNTWSRGKHVWKIANNLSREVRNRVIPSSASMPLYATTGLIVGIIIISGIAWLIYKKKMKSKGKPSAQLPRAQAALEISGDECSLYRMSSSKDLQTYEVLCLSPYDDPNAAYCTLDNTAASGKGPGDEEYDITYEVVPQ
- the LOC120373471 gene encoding uncharacterized protein LOC120373471 isoform X1, which codes for MVQAGRVQGGTPLWMVVGWAAAPPVTRHTALGSPALGGQSQRLEPSAGQLRREGAGLGAWRTHRPSAGKEIPTKPRRGNLCNTSSLPPRRMYFLEILAFLGRITGETFFHHYENGNFTLTCNGTVADGKKETVWYETEESLQQFQVISCSNQQPKVINGPNKCSDKTKCTNRLSNSASKAGGIFACEQFTNTGTSQTCPLFTNVTHCRHYNFFIVVIINLTADKETFETIPAKSHDNHLIEEESNITLSCEFQMKHSGQTFVIYWIKYTETSKCLFSAAREPYTFSYNTHCCIDEMIKGRLLNYISLDSYEKHVVHNITILNVTDSDSGTYLCVVNTWSRGKHVWKIANNLSREVRNRVIPSSASMPLYATTGLIVGIIIISGIAWLIYKKKMKSKGKPSAQLPRAQAALEISGDECSLYRMSSSKDLQTYEVLCLSPYDDPNAAYCTLDNTAASGKGPGDEEYDITYEVVPQ